CGCGTGCGGCTCAGGGGCGGGGCGGGACGTTTGGGCATGCCGCCCAGCATAGCGGGCCCTTCAGGTCACGGCGCCCGGGAGGGGGCGCACCTCGTCCCCCACGCGGATCACGCCACCCCGGATCACGCGGGCGGTCAGGCCCCCGTGCCCGCGCACGGCGTTGTACCCGCCCTCGCCCAGGGTCTCCTCCATGCGTGAGCAGGGGTGGCACTCGCCGGTGCCTTCCAGGATCACCTCGCCGATCTGAAAGCGGCGGTCCTTCAGGGCCAGCAGGGGAATGCCGCGCACGGCGATGTTGCGCCGCAGCTGCTCCGGGCTCGCGGCCTCCAGCCCGGTCAGCGCGGCGATCACGGGCAGGTGCTCGGCCTGGATCAGCGTCACCTGCCGCCGCCCCGGCCCACCGGGAATCGCTGGCGCGTTGGCGGGACGCGCCTCCTCCCCGGCCTCGCCGGTCAGGGCGGTCAGGCGCGGCGGGGCGAGCTTGCCGTGATCGCCTACTAATCCCACCAGCGGGTGCGCCTCGACCTCCGTGACCGCCTGCACGGGCGCGCGGCGCGCGGGGCGCAGGCCCAGCCACTCGACGGCGCCGGGGCGGGGGAAGGTGTCACGCAACTCCTGAATGGTCTTCACAACGGGCATGCTAGCGGGCGGCGCCTGTTATGCTGGGCGGCATGAGGCGTCTGACCCGACGTGCGTATCCCTGCCCGCCGCCACCGGTGGGAGCAGGGTCAGTCACAGCCTGAAATCCAACCCCCGAGCGGCGCATCCGGACAGTCCTGGTGCGCCGCTCCCCTATGGAGTGAAGATGCAAGAACCCGCCCCCATCCGTTGGAACCTGCCCGTGGACGAGCAGATCGACCTGCTGCGCCGCGGCGTCGTGGATCTGGTGTCCGAGGACGACCTGCGCCGCAAACTGGCCAAAGGCGCGCCGCTGCGCGTGAAGCTGGGCGCCGACCCGACCCGCCCGGACCTGCACCTGGGGCACGCCGTGATCCTGCGCAAGATGCGCCAGTTCCAGGACCTGGGCCACAAGGTGATCATGCTGATCGGTGATTTCACCGCGATGATCGGCGACCCCAGCGGCAAGAGCAAGACCCGCCCCCCGCTGACGCTGGAGCAGACCCGCGAGAACGCGAAAAGCTACCTGGAGCAGTGCCGCCTGATTCTGCGCCAGGAGCCCGAGGTGCTGGAGGTCCGCTTCAACGGCGAGTGGCTGGAACCCATGGGGTACGCCGACGTGATCCGCCTCGCCAGCCGCTACACGGTGGCGCGCATCATGGAACGCGACGACTTCCGCAAGCGCTTCGAGGGCGGCGTGCCCATCGCCGTGCACGAACTGCTGTACCCCCTGACGCAGGGCTACGACAGCGTGGCGCTGGAGGCCGACGTGGAGCTGGGCGGCACCGATCAGCTGTTCAACAACCTGGTGGGCCGCGCGCTGCAGCGGGATTACGGGCAGGAGTCGCAGGTCGTGATGACCCTGCCGCTGCTGGTCGGCCTGGACGGCACCGAGAAGATGTCCAAGAGCCTCGACAACTACATCGGCCTGACCGACGAACCGCACGAGATGTTCGCAAAACTGATGAAGGTGCCCGATCCGCTGCTGGACAACTACTTCACGCTGCTGACCGACCTGCCCCGCCCCCGCATAGAGGAGCTGCTGGCCGGGCACCCGGTCGCCGCGCACCGTGAACTGGCGCGCGAGGTCGTGGCGTGGTTCCATCCGGACGCGGACCTGGACGCCGCCGAGGCCCGCTTCCGCAGCGTCGCGAAGGGCGGCATTCCCGAGAACATCCCGACCGTGACGGTCCCGGCGGCGGATCTGGACGACAGCCTGGATGCCGGGCGGATCAGCATGGTGAAACTGGTGGTGCTGGCGGGCCTGGAGCCCAGCAACGGCGCGGCCCGCAAGCTGATGCAGAACCGGGGCCTGAAGCTGAACGGGGAAGCGTTCACGGACCCGCACGGCAGCCTGACCCGTGAGCAGCTGTCCCAGGAGGGCGGTGCGGTCATCCAGAAGGGCAAGGACAAGTTCGCGCGGCTGGTCCTGGGGTCCTGATCCACCCGGCCCCTTCATGGGGCATTCACGGGCTTCCCAGAGGCACGGCGACCCGTTCTTCATCCAAGCTTTAGTTCTGGATAGGCCGGGAAAGTTATGCACAGGACGCTGTGGACAACTGTCCCAGCCTGTGGACGACCGCCAGGCGCGGCAAAACCCTGGGCACAACCCAGCAGTTATCCACAGGGACGGTGTGGAAAAACCCCGTCCCTGTGGATAAAAATCTGACGCTCAGATGAAGTTTGCACCCGGACCAGCTGGAAACCGCCCGCCCCGGATCAGGGCTGCAGCAGGTCTTCACGCAGGCGCTCGACACGCAGCATGTTCGTGGTGCCACGCACACCGAACGGCACGCCGGCCGTGATCACGTAGCGGTCACCCACGTCGGCCAGCCCGCTGCGGCGCAGCTCGTCGTTCGCGATGCGGACCATGTCGTCCGTGTTGCGCGGGTCCTCGCTCAGGACCGGCACGACGCCCCAGGACAGCGCCAGCTGGTTGCGGGTCTGCTCGTTGGGCGTCAGAGCCAGGATCGCCAGCGGGGGACGGTTCTTCGCGATGCGGCCCGCCGCGCCGCCCGTGCTCGTGAAGGTCACGATCGCCGGGGAGTCCAGCTTCTCGCCGATGCTGCACGCCGCCGACGCGATCGCGTCCTGCGCGAGTTCCGTGTCGATCACCAGGGACCGCTGCAGCATCTTGTAGTGCTCGCTGGCCTCCGCCTCGCGGGCGATGCGGTCCATCATGGCGACCGACTCGACCGGGTACTGCCCGGCGGCGGACTCCGCCGAGAGCATCACGGCGTCGGTGCCGTCGTAGATGGCGTTCGCCACGTCCGACGCCTCGGCGCGGGTGGGGCGCGGCAGGCTGATCATGCTCTCGAGCATCTGCGTGGCGGTGATCACGGGCTTCCCGGCCTCGCGGCACATGCGGATGATGCGCTTCTGGATGGTCGGCACCTGCTCGGGACGCATCTCGACGCCCAGGTCACCGCGCGCCACCATGATGCCGTCCACTTCCTTGAGGATGTCCTCGAAGCGGTCCACGGCCTGCGGCTTCTCGATCTTCGCCATCAGCTTGGCGCGGCTGCCGAAGCGGGACATGTAGTGGCGGGCCAGCAGCAGGTCGTCGCGGGAACGCACGAAGCTCAGCGCCACCCAGTCCACGCCCAGTTCCGCGCCGAACTCCATGTCCTGCACGTCCTTCTCGGACAGCGCAGGCACGCTCAGGTCGGCCTCGGGCACGTTGATGCCCTTGTTGTTCTTCAGGACGCCGCCGATCACGACGGTGGTCAGCACGTCGTTGCCGCGCACGCCGTCGACACGCAGGGCCATGTTGCCGTCGTCGAGCAGCAGGGCCATGCCGGGCTGCACGTCGCGCACGAGATCCTTGTAGGTGGTGCCCACGCGGGTCTCGTCACCCTCGACGTCGTCCATGGTGATCGTGAACTTATCGCCGGGGGCGAGGGTCACGCTGCCGTCCTTGAAGCGCGCCACGCGGATCTTCGGACCCTGCAGGTCCTGCAGGATGCCGATGGTGACGCCCTTCTTGGCGGCGAGTTCGCGGACCATCTGCACGGTCTGGCGGTGATCCTCGGGGTCACCGTGGCTGAAGTTCATGCGCACGACGTTCAGGCCGGCATCGATCATGCGGCTCAGCACCTCGGGGGAGCGGCTGGCCGGGCCGACGGTGGCCACGATCTTGGTGGAACGGTCAATCTGTTTCATCTGGAATCCTTTCCAAGCGCGGGAAGAGCGGCGGGCGGTCAGGGTCTCCCCCGCCGCCCGCCCGCCGGGGTCAGCGCAGCGCCTTGCGGCCGGGGAACACGGCGCGGTCACCGAGGCTGTCCTCGATGCGCAGCAGCTGGTTGTACTTCGCGATGCGGTCCGAGCGACTGGCCGAACCGGTCTTGATCTGCCCGGCGTTCGTGGCGACCGCCAGGTCCGCGATGAAGCTGTCCTCGGACTCGCCGCTGCGGTGGCTGATGATCGTGCCGTAATGGTGCCGCTTGGCCAGCTCGATGGCGTCCATCGACTCGGTCAGGCTGCCGATCTGGTTGACCTTCACGAGGATCGCGTTGCCGACCTTCGTGTCGATGCCACGCTGCAGACGCTCGGGGTTGGTGACGAACAGGTCGTCGCCGACCAGCTGCACGCGGTCGCCGATCTTGGCGGTCAGCTGCGCCCAGCCGTCCCAGTCGTCCTCGGCCAGGCCGTCCTCGATGCTCACGATCGGGTAGCGGCTGGCCCAGTCGGCCCAGAAGTCCACCATCTCGCCCGTGCTGAGCACGCGGCCCTCGGATTCGAGGTGGTACTTCCCGTCCTTGAACAGTTCGGTCACGGCCGGGTCCAGCGCGATGGCGATGTCCTTGCCGGGCTCGTAACCGGCCTTCTCGATGGCCTCGAGGAGCACGTCCAGCGCCTCCTCGTTGCTCTTGAGGTCCGGGGCGAAGCCGCCCTCGTCGCCGACGTTGGTGTTGTAGCCCTTCTTCGACAGGACCTTCTTGAGGCTGTGGAAGGTCTCCGCGCCGTAGCGCAGTGCCTCGCGGAAGCTGGGCGCGCCGACGGGCATGACCATGAA
This region of Deinococcus sp. JMULE3 genomic DNA includes:
- a CDS encoding MOSC domain-containing protein encodes the protein MKTIQELRDTFPRPGAVEWLGLRPARRAPVQAVTEVEAHPLVGLVGDHGKLAPPRLTALTGEAGEEARPANAPAIPGGPGRRQVTLIQAEHLPVIAALTGLEAASPEQLRRNIAVRGIPLLALKDRRFQIGEVILEGTGECHPCSRMEETLGEGGYNAVRGHGGLTARVIRGGVIRVGDEVRPLPGAVT
- the tyrS gene encoding tyrosine--tRNA ligase codes for the protein MQEPAPIRWNLPVDEQIDLLRRGVVDLVSEDDLRRKLAKGAPLRVKLGADPTRPDLHLGHAVILRKMRQFQDLGHKVIMLIGDFTAMIGDPSGKSKTRPPLTLEQTRENAKSYLEQCRLILRQEPEVLEVRFNGEWLEPMGYADVIRLASRYTVARIMERDDFRKRFEGGVPIAVHELLYPLTQGYDSVALEADVELGGTDQLFNNLVGRALQRDYGQESQVVMTLPLLVGLDGTEKMSKSLDNYIGLTDEPHEMFAKLMKVPDPLLDNYFTLLTDLPRPRIEELLAGHPVAAHRELAREVVAWFHPDADLDAAEARFRSVAKGGIPENIPTVTVPAADLDDSLDAGRISMVKLVVLAGLEPSNGAARKLMQNRGLKLNGEAFTDPHGSLTREQLSQEGGAVIQKGKDKFARLVLGS
- the pyk gene encoding pyruvate kinase; amino-acid sequence: MKQIDRSTKIVATVGPASRSPEVLSRMIDAGLNVVRMNFSHGDPEDHRQTVQMVRELAAKKGVTIGILQDLQGPKIRVARFKDGSVTLAPGDKFTITMDDVEGDETRVGTTYKDLVRDVQPGMALLLDDGNMALRVDGVRGNDVLTTVVIGGVLKNNKGINVPEADLSVPALSEKDVQDMEFGAELGVDWVALSFVRSRDDLLLARHYMSRFGSRAKLMAKIEKPQAVDRFEDILKEVDGIMVARGDLGVEMRPEQVPTIQKRIIRMCREAGKPVITATQMLESMISLPRPTRAEASDVANAIYDGTDAVMLSAESAAGQYPVESVAMMDRIAREAEASEHYKMLQRSLVIDTELAQDAIASAACSIGEKLDSPAIVTFTSTGGAAGRIAKNRPPLAILALTPNEQTRNQLALSWGVVPVLSEDPRNTDDMVRIANDELRRSGLADVGDRYVITAGVPFGVRGTTNMLRVERLREDLLQP
- the eno gene encoding phosphopyruvate hydratase, with protein sequence MREETGMKIQKVIAREVLDSRGNPTVEAEVHLDSGLQGRAIVPSGASTGTHEALELRDGGSRYLGKGVQQAVKNVNEALGPAVVGLDASEQAAIDAALMATDGTPNKGNLGGNAILAVSLAAARAAAAELNIPLYRYLGGSNAKTLPVPMMNVINGGAHADNSVDFQEFMVMPVGAPSFREALRYGAETFHSLKKVLSKKGYNTNVGDEGGFAPDLKSNEEALDVLLEAIEKAGYEPGKDIAIALDPAVTELFKDGKYHLESEGRVLSTGEMVDFWADWASRYPIVSIEDGLAEDDWDGWAQLTAKIGDRVQLVGDDLFVTNPERLQRGIDTKVGNAILVKVNQIGSLTESMDAIELAKRHHYGTIISHRSGESEDSFIADLAVATNAGQIKTGSASRSDRIAKYNQLLRIEDSLGDRAVFPGRKALR